The following is a genomic window from Malus sylvestris chromosome 12, drMalSylv7.2, whole genome shotgun sequence.
cattgctccaatttgattaaagttgagggaccatttgtacaatttactcttatttCTAAGTACATTGTCTTTTCACTcgaattttattttgattcctATGCTTTGAATTTGAACAATTTAGTCCttatgttttataattttatatccCGTCAACAATCTTGACCCTTTTTACCTTATTTGAAGTTATCTACTTTGTTGTGTGTGTTAGTGTGTCATGTACATTAACActtgaattaaataaaaaatgaaataattaacaaattaaaaaacaagAATCAAATCGACCAAATTTAAAACACAGAAATCAAGTATATGACCCTATTTTTCGATAGTTTGAAGGTTaagctaaaataaaattaattccaAATGAATCAAATTCTGAGTCTGCTTCATTGCTCATTTGCTCAAATGAATTGTTTAATTTGCAtgcactaaaataaaataaaaaaaaaaaaatcgacagCCTTTTTTTCATTTGTTCTGCTATTCTAATAttgtatatgatttttttttttttttggaaaacctcgGCGGGACGAGGTAAATTTATTGataggaaaaaaagaagttacacctagtcagggggacataaaccttacccctcatagaacaagaaaaacaaaatacaaagagGAGGGGACATacaccttatcccttttgaaaaaagaaaatacaggAAAAAAGAAGGGGGACATAGACCATACCCcacttgaaaaagaaaatacaagcaAAATATTGGGTGGACATATACCCAAACCCCTCTATAAAGCTTAAAAGGTAAGAACCTGCAAGACAAGCTGCAAAACGAAAAAGGAAATCCAAAATATGAGTACCGTAACAAAAACTATAATATTTGAActaaaagtatttttttttcttctgtttttgaGAAAGTTGGATACTCTTTGATACATAAAATTGAAACACTTACACATCAAAGGATAGGGTGCACAACAGTGGGCTTTGATAAAAACCTAGTCGGGAATTTCAACCTGATCTGAGAGAAAAAGAGCATCCTGCaccaatattaaattaaattaccatCCTCGACTAATAAATCACGGATTACATTATGGGGTTCCTCAAACCATGAAACTTGATGAAGCAAAGATAACCCACATCTCGCTAGCTGATGAGCCACCATGTTGCCTTCTCTACGAACGTGAGAGAGTTTAATCTGTGGGAATGCTCGAAGAAATTGTCGTGCATCATTTATCACATGCCTCAAAGGAGAAAAATCTGAAACCTCATCCAAATTCAAAGCCGCAGTAACCAAACTTGCATCACCTTCAAACTCAACCATATTGGCTTCCCATTTTTGAGCGAACAGCACCTCCACCCTTGCTACTTCCATCTCTGCATGCAGGGGTGAGGTCAGTCCAAGAATTTGCATGGCCATTGCCACCCGCCGATTCCTCCATTCTCCATTCACGCCCCATCGAAATTACATTTAAGCCAACGATTCTCCGATTTCTTCCACTTATGCACCTCACGTGAGGTTAGGGATTTAATCTTCCCATGCCCTTTCTTGAACTCCTGTAGCCAAGACATTGTCTTATATTGAATTTCCATAGGTGGTGTGATCTTCCCATTCCATAGGAACGCATTTCTTTCCCTTCAGATACTACAGACGATTATTAGCAATAAGTCAAAACTTTATCgtgccaaagaagatgccatgTTTCCTAACGAATCATTCCAACCGTCATGTCATCGATCTCGCCCCCTGAGTCTCAACGGATTCGCAAACCACACTACAGCAGCCATGGGACAGTCTCTCATGATGTGTTCGATGGTTTCTTCCTCTTCATTACAGAATAAACATGTTGCATTTGGCATGATACGTCTCTTGAAAAGATTAACTCTTGTAGGTAGAGCATTTGAACAACTTCGCCAAACACAAATCTTAACTTTACCCGGCATCCACTAGATTCATTCTCAACTTCACTCCCACTCAGTCGCGCCAAATGATAGGCACTCTTAGTAATGAACTTTCCATTTCTTTCCTCAGACCATATAATAATATCAGGAGGTTTAAGAATACTTAGAGGGATActaacaattcaattcaattcctccttAAAGAACATATTTCTCAAAACCTCCCAATTCCATTTTCCACTTCCTTGCAGCATTAACATATCCACCGTGCAGGTGGTGTCCCAACCTTGGGGTATTTGGCTCAACACCATCGGAAAATTAGGCCTTGGCAACCAACCATCTCCCCAAATCCTGATTTGTGATCCGTCCCCCCACCCGCCACCTAGCACCTTTGGAAAGCACTTGACGAGTAGCTACGATACTCCTCCAACAATATGAAGCATTCTACTTAACCGTAGCATGAGCAAAGTCCGTTGTAGGATAATActttgctttgagtatttggaCACAAGAGAATTGGGATTTTGTAATAACCTCCATCCTTGCTTTGCTAGTAGTAACGCTAGATTAAAGGCATAAAGGTCTTTAAAACCCAAACCTCCCTCACCCTCCGGCTAGCAAAGTTTACTCCATTTCATCCAATGTATCTTCCTCTTGCCATGTTCACGCCCCCACCAATACTGAGCAACCATTTGATTGAGTTCATCACAAAACGTTTTTTGGCAAAAGGAAAGTCTGCATAGTATAAATCGGTACTGATTGTGCCATAGTTTTGATTAGAATCTCCTTGCCCGCAGTACTCAACAGGGAAACCTTCCacccatttaattttttttccataacCGATCCTTAATATACAAGAACGTTGCCTTCTTAGCCCGTCCCACAGACGCGGGTTAACCCAAGTAACGGTCATGGTAATCCACTCTAGACATGCTAAGACAGTAGTTAGCCAGATATTGCTTATCGTACTCTGTCAAGTTTGCACTGAATATGACACAACTCTTCGTGTAATTTATAGTTTGTCCCAAGGCCTCTTCATATGTTTTCAACAACCGTTTTACATGGACACACTTTTGTAAATAACttctaacaaaaacaaaactatcATCAGCAAAGGGAAGATGGGGTGGCAGTGTGTAAAAGCAATTTGATTCTCCAAATGTGATTAATCTACCCCAAATTTAACGtgcagaaaaaattaaaaataaaaattaatctcAAGGGATGCCGACAATTAAGTCAAACCCATCATTTTTATCCAATCCAGGACAAAATGTGGTCCagggaaaaaaacatatagaaATATAATCCTACATGCACTATAATTCTTGCCGGCCATTTTGCTTTGCAATATCTTCTTATCTTGTAGCAGTTGGGACGTTTCTGCTTGGCTTTTATCTCTCGCCAAGCTTTTTCTTCGTTTAAAGCAAACGTACTTAATTACTAGTTTGGGAGTGctgtatttttattaaaattatttttgatgtgttataaaaataattagttgtaaaataaagtaattgagtgtttgataaactgtaTTTTAAAAAGTGTTGTGAGTATAAAAAGTAGTGTAAAAGCTTTTGAAATTGAGGTGGGGGTAGTGGTGGTTGGTGGTGGATCACTGTAGGAGGTGATGGTGATGGTAGCGGCAATGATGGAGATATGGTGGTGATATCAATAGTGGAGTGTGGTGATTGGGGTGCATAATTAATACTGATAGCGACGGTGGCGGTAATTCTAGTTACGGTGATGGTAGTGATGATTTGTGACAAAATACAATATCAAACATAGCCTTAACCCTAAGATTAATTTATACGGACAATTGGAATCCTAATTAAaagaaggagaaattaggttctcatatTTCATTTtgctacttcattgattaaaatcttattccttttcaatttttgatcaaggtccttgggtattaataacatcattaattatttcaataataaaatatttttttatttctaaatatattcatttaatgttaaaaatgttacaattagtatatttatatttatgactaaattttttatcatatatttttagttttagtttgtacccatttttaatttgtaattcttttttaatttgtaccaattttcttttcagttttaatttgtatccatatattaatttctttttgcgcccatatttttttaagtatatttgtatttgtacccatatattttttttatttgtactttttattttgctaaatgtacccatactaattatatgtacccctTCGTGTAAAACTTtgtaatcttaaaatgtactcattcttaaatataccaatttgttatatgtaaaatgtcacAGCATGTCCCGAGATTTTCATATCGGggatgtgaaatgacggaattacccttgacgggtattaaggtatgtgtgtgtgtgacatatcCTTTGGGCTAAATACAATTATTTCATaagattttataaaaattattaagttggattaaaTGAGTTTGTgaattgtgtggttagggatgaAGTTGAATGAATGGTGAGGATTGTGTtggatcacacacacacacacttcctcccccgtgtctctctctctcttccctcacgactctctctcactctctcactctcgaACGTACGGACCAACACCATAAGACCCTGAAACTTCGTGGATCGAGGATTTTGAAGGCACCATCGTACTCGTGAGGACTCTACGAACTCAAGgataccattttcaggtaagaaatccttcgttttcacgttgaaaactcgaGGCCCGAGTttggcactattcatgaacttcgtattggttgatttttaggacaatccaaacttatagtgagcttagtgaggtcccaaggaagctcggagtgcttcgtttgaaggttttggacgtcaggaTCACTGGGTTCGAAAGTTGGCCGATTTTTCTTCACATTTGCcagtgagatttagttgtttttagacCCTTAAATTAGTCCTAtatgattctacatgttgagggcttcaaattgatataaaattcgaagtaaacggttgagaaacgaaggagaacaaggcgTTTGAAAAATGCCCAGAATCCGGCCACCGAAAAAACCAATCCGGCGACTGGTTGAGGAAGGAGACGCGCGTGgaggcgcgtaggtccgtgccacccatggcgcgtgggggcgcgtgacaagcccaaaattaattctaaaaatttgtcgacgtccgtgacgtcgagtaggtcgctgtggtatattcatatacccaaattgagcaccgtatgagaagttatttcgaattatcGGTTATGTGcattaattaacgtttttatagttgtttcgcatataggtgacacctatcccgaggacgagcgcattcagggacgtcacgggggttacgacccatcgacttaccagtgagtgggcagttttgtttttcgtattacctatatactattaattCTCCCATAACtttaatttatatgaaagtaagtttcaattgcCATGTATGCATAGTATGAATATTACGGAATGATGCTAATGCATATAGATATGTGTGtaaattggtgctgtggacgcccaggtgagttttatggaaattatgtgaatcatcgataatgtgaattgtgttgagaacTCATAATCTGCACCTTGATGTTAGTGCTcatattattcaccgcaccgcacgctcaccttggatccaagtaggtgcatgtcgtacagaccatgtgagggttccgacatgctagtcgtacagaccactgaggtggttccgactagtaggtgactTTCGATTATATGCGCAGATCATTGATGAGAggagcactagagcgtattattttaCCATCTTAGTCGTATAGACTACTATatgtagttccgacttatgtgcagcgTGGTGTCGTACAGGCCCCaattggtgactccggcagggtcgtacaggtcaccgttggtgactccggctggatggaATATTAAGCTATGGTattagccgtacaggaccattgtagggtctgcagttgatttattattttcacCTGacttatattgatgcatttatattgtattttggcatgtggcatggcatggcatggtaTATTCTTTCTGAAAAGCGTTGAAGGATTGTGATTTGAACTTTTGGTGTTATATATAGGATTATATGCTATTTTTCTGGGAaggtatacaggttttacggtgaggggttagacgtgttttaaataaatgttttggaaagatttggttttactgacccactcaattttgtttttgcgcccctccaggttctagctaGCAGTTGGCGGCTCACGAGGTTCTtatcggcattctgacagacactctacatgtaggactcacctgcgggtgttgtaccttaattatagtcctacttgactgcacctagtacctTCGCTCTGAATTGTGTGTTTACTTTATAACTCGCTCTAGTATGCTAGTTGAATATTTCTGCTAGTAGTTGGTATTAATCCTTcgtatttcttattttcttgCTTTCGTATCGCagttatggttacgtcacgctcacgtggcGGCTAGCACGCCCTGATCtcaggatcggggtgtgtcataaaatgtaccattttttttatataaaatttattcaatttttttctaatccatttttaaacttatatgggtacattcttttttctttgattttaaaatgtatccatgtcaagtttaatcgaagaaatttattaatgttattaagcctaatatttttttttttgtgattttgaagaatgtacccatgttttgatacaataaatattttggttaattttgatgaatgtacgcatgtttttatacacacacacacaatagtatatttatattttaatatttttaatcccacaaattatggtttttttatttaaaatctcatttatataaacaactaaaatttctaatttttaatttaaaaaatatagtaacgtacatagaaataaattatcacattaatttcagggacctcaataaaaaattaaaaaccaacaaagtttcaatcaaagaatattcataaccAAGATCTGTATCCAAACTCTCCcttaaaaaaaacattgaaaactaagcatgaaaaaaattaacacttccaaacaaaatttaaaagctTCAAAACCAGGTTTTGTCCGTCACATGCATTCAAATCGGGCCACGTAAACTTGTCGGTGACTTAACCAGCAATTATCACCCTATCCAATGATTTTTATATTGATAGAGTGCATATAAATATACAACACACACATTGTTTGATTCATGCCGCGGTGGTTTGATATTATTGTACTTTAAAAAATCATTTTATAAACAGTGGCGAAATAAAGCATTATGatttttggtaaattttttgtaaaagtgtttttaacaaaaaaaaatacagtgttatagtgtttggtaaatttttatgtaaaacatttgttatTGTGCacaatgattaaaaaaatatgatatttaatattatataataattttttatcttttcttttattttgatatttacAATATTTATATAAACTATTTACTAAACAGCTGTACTCTTTTACCCCTTTTTTTATTAagatatttataattttttaattctattcTTTTCTACAAGGGgtcgtttttcttcttttactttatttttgcaGAACCTCTGTATTTTCTCTCTTCTGCCCCTCACTCCCTCtctcccccttctctctctgtctctctctaccAGATCCTAAGGAAGGCTGGGTCAAATCAACCGATTCGCAAAGGAAGGATGGACTCCAATTTCGGGACTTACCGTCGGTGTTAGCATCGAGGTCGTCTCGTTGAGATTTTGGGTGTCAAGCAGAAGGGTGCAAATCTAGCATTCTTTGTGCAAGATTTTGACAAAGCCTAGAAATCAAACAAACCTCTTGCCGCTCTTGTCCAAGAAATCCAAAGAAGCTCAGAGTGAGAGAGGACATAAgagaggtaaaaaaaaaaaaccagttttttcaaagctgggttttgcagcttcgtgtttttggtttttttttcctcccaaaactatgaaaaaaaactgaagttgaatgtttaccaaacacgaAAAAGTTGGCTCCTAGCTTTTTTGATACCCACTTTTTTCAAAAGCAACTCAGTCCCAAATCATTACTAAGTGTCTCCatatatttacatcaatcaCTGAAATTAAGATGAGCAGTCCTTCCTCACCAGCTTCAATTCCAGGTCCTAAAAGGtacgcttaattttcatcattCAATGTCTAGCCTCCGGCAGGGCTTATAGCTCATCTGGTTAAGGTAGCTCGAGGTTCAGGGTTTGAATTCCTAGTTTGTCCTACATTTACTAATTAGTGTCTCATTTGTCATCATTAATTTTCAGGTTAGAAGGCAAAGTGGCAATTATCACCGGAGGTGCTAGTGGAATTGGAGAGAGCACTGCAAGATTGTTTGTGTTCCATGGTGCAAAAGTCGTCATAGCCGACGTCCAAGACGAACTAGCCCTGTCCCTCTGCAAAGAACTCGACCCAGACGGAGTTTCCATTTCGTACATACGTTGCGATGTCACTGTCGATTCGGATGTGAAAAATGTTGTAGACGTGGCTCTGTCGAAGTACGGAAGGCTTGACATCATGTACAACAATGCAGGCATATCCGGCaaattggacccaactattTTGGGTGCTGATGGCGAAAACTTCAAGAAAGTGTTTGATGTGAATGTCTATGGTGCTTTCTTGGGCGCCAAGCATGCTGCTAGGGCAATGATCCCTGCTAAAAAAGGTGTCATTCTTTTCACTTCAAGCGTGGCGTCAGTGACTTGCGGCCAGTCTACACACGCATACGCCATGTCGAAGCACGCGGTGGTGGGACTTATGAAAAGCTTGTGCGTGGACTTGGGGCAGCACGGGATTAGAGTCAATTGCATATCTCCGGGTGCCATGGCAACCCCGTTTCTGACGAATCTTTTGGGGATTGAAAGAAATACGGTTGAGGAGATGATCTGCGCTTCGGCGGTGTTGAAAGGAGTGGTGCCGAGGGCAGAGGATGTGGCGGAGGCTGCCGTGTACTTGGCGAGTGACGAGTCCAAATTTGTGAATGGACTGAACTTTCTTGTGGATGGAGGTTATAGCACCACTAATCAGTCTCTTAGTATGGTTTTGAGGAATTTCATGTCGTCAAACCAGGTTTTGTAAGCATCATCCATTTGTTGTGCTATGTTTTGATCCTTTGTGCTTCCTCTTTTAGAGTATTATGAAAACTTCATTCAAACTAGCAAGCAAAAATGTCTGCGCGGTGCTGCAGGTTTTAAGATCGTATAAGATGATACTATTGCTTATATACATTTGTTTGGTAGTATAAGTTAGAAAAGGTAGCTTGATAACATGTTTTAGATGCTGCTTGTCATATTGTAGTAAGCCTTGTGCTATTTACATGCATTGTTTGAGAATGCTAAATTCCGTACAAATGAAAAGAGCAAAATAATTTAAATGCATGAATTATCAGGTCCATATTCTGTATGACTGCGACAATAGGTCCATTTTCTTTAACAATTTAGTTTACATCCACATACACTTTTGGCATTTCAGTACACATTCGCAGTGCACACACCACAAAATCTGCCCTTAATTCTTCTACAATTGTAGCAGCCAAACAGTCTAAGTTCACCTCTCTCACACATAAACCTAACTAGTCGCTCGTCTCCTCCCAACTTCCCGCATACAAATGTGCACACAGATTGGTCGCCTTGTGGCCGGATTTTGTGCTTTTAGAATAAGCTCCACAATGGATGCAGCCGACCAAGCAGAAAGCCCTCGACACAAGGTGGTGTGTATGTTCAAACGCGGGCACTCAGCTGGACCTAAGCTCGGGAGCTTAGTTTTGCTCATGCTAATCCTCGTGCTTTGGGTTATGCTCGTGCTTTCAGTCTCTCCAACATTATAAATTTGGACAAAGAAAAAAGCGTATAgtcaaaattcaaatctaaTATGAAGATTGAAGAAGGTAACTAGCTTTGAATTCTACAATTTGTTGAGTTCCTTCGACATGGTTCTCTCAAGCGCCCTAATATAGTGTACTTGTTATATGTGTCGATTACAAGTTCTTGAGCTCTACTTTTAGCTCAGTTTTAAGAACACCCAACATGGTTTTTCATTCAAGTATTCAAGAACTCGAAAACAAATTTAAGAAATGTGAATATATTGTAAATCTGCACTACGTTTTCTCTTTTGGGACTgataaatatttgttttatttgcAATGAATTTTTACCTTTAgtttattattttctggaaaatCAAGTAATGAAACAGCATTTTGACACATGCTTTATTATCTCTTTGCAGATAATTAGCATTTGGTCTTTTATGCCAAATGAATTAGCATTTTAGCATTTGGT
Proteins encoded in this region:
- the LOC126591966 gene encoding short chain aldehyde dehydrogenase 1-like isoform X4, with translation MSSPSSPASIPGPKRLEGKVAIITGGASGIGESTARLFVFHGAKVVIADVQDELALSLCKELDPDGVSISYIRCDVTVDSDVKNVVDVALSKYGRLDIMYNNAGISGKLDPTILGADGENFKKVFDVNVYGAFLGAKHAARAMIPAKKGVILFTSSVASVTCGQSTHAYAMSKHAVVGLMKSLCVDLGQHGIRVNCISPGAMATPFLTNLLGIERNTVEEMICASAVLKGVVPRAEDVAEAAVYLASDESKFVNGLNFLVDGGYSTTNQSLSMVLRNFMSSNQCTHHKICP
- the LOC126591966 gene encoding short chain aldehyde dehydrogenase 1-like isoform X3, producing the protein MSSPSSPASIPGPKRLEGKVAIITGGASGIGESTARLFVFHGAKVVIADVQDELALSLCKELDPDGVSISYIRCDVTVDSDVKNVVDVALSKYGRLDIMYNNAGISGKLDPTILGADGENFKKVFDVNVYGAFLGAKHAARAMIPAKKGVILFTSSVASVTCGQSTHAYAMSKHAVVGLMKSLCVDLGQHGIRVNCISPGAMATPFLTNLLGIERNTVEEMICASAVLKGVVPRAEDVAEAAVYLASDESKFVNGLNFLVDGGYSTTNQSLSMVLRNFMSSNQDLDSCTLCGI
- the LOC126591966 gene encoding short chain aldehyde dehydrogenase 1-like isoform X2, whose amino-acid sequence is MSSPSSPASIPGPKRLEGKVAIITGGASGIGESTARLFVFHGAKVVIADVQDELALSLCKELDPDGVSISYIRCDVTVDSDVKNVVDVALSKYGRLDIMYNNAGISGKLDPTILGADGENFKKVFDVNVYGAFLGAKHAARAMIPAKKGVILFTSSVASVTCGQSTHAYAMSKHAVVGLMKSLCVDLGQHGIRVNCISPGAMATPFLTNLLGIERNTVEEMICASAVLKGVVPRAEDVAEAAVYLASDESKFVNGLNFLVDGGYSTTNQSLSMVLRNFMSSNQIISIWSFMPNELAF
- the LOC126591966 gene encoding short chain aldehyde dehydrogenase 1-like isoform X5, whose amino-acid sequence is MSSPSSPASIPGPKRLEGKVAIITGGASGIGESTARLFVFHGAKVVIADVQDELALSLCKELDPDGVSISYIRCDVTVDSDVKNVVDVALSKYGRLDIMYNNAGISGKLDPTILGADGENFKKVFDVNVYGAFLGAKHAARAMIPAKKGVILFTSSVASVTCGQSTHAYAMSKHAVVGLMKSLCVDLGQHGIRVNCISPGAMATPFLTNLLGIERNTVEEMICASAVLKGVVPRAEDVAEAAVYLASDESKFVNGLNFLVDGGYSTTNQSLSMVLRNFMSSNQEI
- the LOC126591966 gene encoding short chain aldehyde dehydrogenase 1-like isoform X1, which produces MSSPSSPASIPGPKRLEGKVAIITGGASGIGESTARLFVFHGAKVVIADVQDELALSLCKELDPDGVSISYIRCDVTVDSDVKNVVDVALSKYGRLDIMYNNAGISGKLDPTILGADGENFKKVFDVNVYGAFLGAKHAARAMIPAKKGVILFTSSVASVTCGQSTHAYAMSKHAVVGLMKSLCVDLGQHGIRVNCISPGAMATPFLTNLLGIERNTVEEMICASAVLKGVVPRAEDVAEAAVYLASDESKFVNGLNFLVDGGYSTTNQSLSMVLRNFMSSNQIGRLVAGFCAFRISSTMDAADQAESPRHKVVCMFKRGHSAGPKLGSLVLLMLILVLWVMLVLSVSPTL